In Phormidium ambiguum IAM M-71, one DNA window encodes the following:
- a CDS encoding alpha/beta hydrolase, giving the protein MKKLPWLRLSLSQLFLGFVLSWGMGTSATAVERLTVQLGPFQQSIKVSDLERFAKTGELPKNLKPLSIIFTPRVQEILSQRLQLDPKMTDKVLQEWLRSPMSEQLLKTFGRAFPNTRIETLQLAISLAARQANGLTLIGVLRAIPGENVTIEATSLIGLALQFNPSYWQSEALGPLLKTELNVSAARFNPNLNPAELGKEKVEQQALYLRDSQRNRLIPVDLYYAKNTQGPLVVMSHGFGADRKFLNYLAHHLASQGITVAALEHTASNVNWVSQASISDKPQDLMPASEFVDRPKDVSFLLDELSKKNQKYGELQEKFNTKQVVIIGHSLGGYTALALAGAELNLPALRQNCKSIVPLLQSPGEWLQCAATDLKKVPVLGDSRVVGAIILNPVVGQLFGETGLSKVKVPTLTLASTEDAFTPAITHQLEPFKQLGGNKYLITAIGATHLSVGNPENLAQQITLLKERTGEEVEPLRQLVRGVSLAFIKQFTSEASTYQTFLSPVYAQSLSTPKLALRLNRELPASISQWLKFTAKSQKN; this is encoded by the coding sequence ATGAAAAAATTACCTTGGTTGCGTCTGAGTCTGAGTCAGTTATTTCTGGGATTTGTGTTAAGTTGGGGAATGGGAACGTCAGCAACAGCAGTAGAAAGATTAACTGTACAGTTAGGGCCTTTTCAGCAGTCTATTAAGGTATCGGATTTAGAAAGATTTGCCAAAACAGGCGAATTACCAAAAAATCTTAAACCATTATCAATAATTTTTACTCCGAGAGTACAGGAAATACTTTCTCAACGGTTGCAACTCGATCCAAAAATGACTGATAAAGTGTTACAAGAGTGGTTGCGATCGCCAATGTCAGAACAGCTACTCAAAACTTTCGGTCGAGCTTTTCCTAATACAAGAATCGAAACTTTACAACTGGCAATTTCTTTAGCTGCTAGACAAGCAAATGGGTTAACTTTAATTGGGGTATTGCGAGCAATTCCTGGAGAAAATGTTACTATTGAAGCTACTTCTTTAATTGGTTTAGCTTTGCAATTTAATCCTTCTTATTGGCAAAGTGAAGCTCTTGGCCCTTTATTAAAAACAGAATTAAATGTCTCAGCTGCCAGATTTAATCCTAATTTAAATCCCGCAGAATTAGGTAAAGAAAAAGTAGAACAGCAAGCTTTATATTTGAGGGATTCTCAGCGAAATCGCTTGATTCCGGTAGATTTATATTATGCTAAAAATACCCAAGGGCCGTTAGTAGTAATGTCTCATGGTTTTGGGGCCGATCGCAAATTTTTAAATTATTTGGCTCACCATTTAGCTTCTCAAGGAATTACCGTTGCCGCTTTAGAACATACGGCAAGTAATGTTAATTGGGTTTCTCAAGCATCAATTAGTGATAAACCACAGGATTTAATGCCTGCATCAGAGTTTGTCGATCGACCAAAAGACGTAAGTTTTTTACTAGATGAATTATCTAAAAAGAATCAAAAATATGGTGAATTACAAGAGAAATTTAACACCAAACAAGTAGTTATAATTGGTCATTCTTTAGGCGGTTATACTGCTTTAGCTTTAGCAGGAGCAGAGTTAAATTTACCAGCATTGCGTCAAAATTGTAAATCGATCGTTCCACTACTACAATCTCCCGGAGAATGGTTACAATGTGCAGCAACCGATCTAAAAAAAGTTCCCGTATTGGGAGATTCCCGCGTAGTTGGCGCAATTATTTTAAATCCCGTTGTCGGACAACTATTTGGCGAAACAGGGTTAAGTAAAGTCAAAGTTCCTACTTTAACTTTAGCAAGTACGGAAGACGCTTTTACTCCAGCAATTACCCATCAATTAGAACCTTTTAAACAATTAGGAGGTAACAAGTATTTAATCACCGCCATAGGCGCAACACATTTAAGCGTAGGAAATCCTGAAAATTTAGCTCAACAAATTACTTTGCTCAAAGAACGTACAGGAGAAGAAGTTGAACCTTTACGACAATTAGTGCGTGGTGTTAGTTTAGCTTTTATCAAACAATTTACCTCGGAAGCTAGTACTTACCAAACTTTTTTAAGCCCTGTTTATGCTCAATCTCTTTCTACTCCTAAATTAGCATTAAGACTGAATCGAGAATTACCTGCGAGTATTTCTCAATGGTTAAAGTTTACTGCTAAATCCCAGAAAAATTAA
- a CDS encoding polyribonucleotide nucleotidyltransferase, translating into MVELDKSISFDGRDIRLKVGLLAPQAGGSVLIQSGDTCVLVTATRAASREGIDFLPLLVDYEERLYAAGRIPGGFLRREGRPPEKVTLTGRLIDRPLRPLFPSWLRDDIQIVATTLSMDEQVPPDVLAVTGASIAVMLAKIPFNGPMAAVRVGLVGDDFIINPTYAEIEAGDLDLVVAGSPEGVIMVEAGANQLPEADIIEAIDFGYEAVLDLIAAQKELLKELEIEPVQEEKPVTDSDLENYIRDRATDPIKEILKRFEYDKNQRDEALDEVKAGIEAGIAELPEEDPIRVATTQDGKALGNVFKDITKKLMRRQIVDEGVRVDGRKLDEVRPVSCRVGVLPRRVHGSGLFNRGLTQVMSVATLGTPGDAQELADDLHPEDEKRYLHHYNFPPFSVGETKPMRAPGRREIGHGALAERAIVPVLPPKDQFPYVIRVVSEVLSSNGSTSMGSVCGSTLALMDAGVPLAKPVSGAAMGLIKEGEEVRILTDIQGIEDFLGDMDFKVAGTDTGITALQMDMKINGLPLETIAKAIHQARPARLHILEKMLAVIDQPRSEMSPFAPRLLMLKIEPELIGLVIGPGGKTIKGITEETGAKIDIDDDGTVTISAIDVEKAERARGIVQGLTRKLNEGDVYVGRVTRIIPIGAFVEFLPGKEGMIHISQLADYRVGKVEDEVGVGDEVIVKVREIDNKGRINLTRLGIHPDEAAAARAAANR; encoded by the coding sequence ATGGTAGAGTTAGACAAATCGATATCCTTTGACGGTAGGGATATTAGATTAAAGGTTGGCCTCCTTGCTCCACAGGCTGGTGGTTCCGTTCTTATTCAATCAGGTGACACTTGTGTATTAGTGACTGCGACGCGGGCGGCAAGTAGAGAAGGTATCGATTTTCTCCCCTTGTTAGTGGACTACGAAGAAAGACTTTACGCTGCTGGAAGAATTCCAGGTGGGTTTTTAAGAAGGGAAGGTCGTCCACCAGAAAAAGTAACTTTGACAGGTCGATTGATAGACCGTCCTTTGCGTCCGTTATTCCCCAGTTGGTTGCGAGATGACATTCAAATTGTCGCTACTACCTTGTCAATGGATGAGCAAGTACCACCAGATGTCTTAGCGGTGACTGGTGCTTCCATTGCGGTGATGTTGGCGAAAATACCGTTTAACGGGCCAATGGCAGCCGTGCGGGTTGGTTTGGTGGGAGATGACTTTATCATCAATCCTACCTACGCAGAAATTGAAGCTGGGGATTTAGATTTAGTGGTTGCGGGTTCCCCAGAAGGCGTAATTATGGTGGAAGCTGGGGCGAACCAATTGCCAGAAGCTGATATTATTGAAGCGATCGATTTTGGTTACGAAGCAGTACTCGACTTAATTGCAGCGCAAAAAGAACTGCTTAAAGAACTGGAAATTGAGCCAGTTCAAGAAGAAAAACCAGTTACAGATAGTGACTTGGAAAATTATATCCGCGATCGGGCCACCGACCCAATCAAAGAAATCCTCAAGCGGTTTGAGTACGACAAAAACCAACGGGATGAAGCATTAGACGAAGTTAAAGCAGGCATCGAAGCTGGAATAGCCGAACTGCCAGAAGAAGACCCCATCCGAGTCGCCACAACTCAAGACGGCAAAGCTTTGGGCAATGTCTTCAAAGACATCACCAAGAAACTCATGCGTCGCCAGATTGTTGATGAAGGCGTGCGCGTCGATGGGCGGAAACTTGATGAAGTTCGACCCGTTTCCTGTCGCGTCGGAGTCCTACCGCGCCGAGTTCACGGTAGCGGTTTATTCAACCGGGGACTCACCCAAGTCATGTCTGTTGCCACCTTGGGAACACCAGGAGACGCGCAAGAACTCGCCGACGACTTACACCCAGAAGACGAAAAACGCTACCTGCACCACTACAACTTCCCACCTTTCTCCGTTGGCGAAACTAAACCAATGCGTGCTCCAGGCAGAAGAGAAATAGGTCACGGTGCTCTAGCAGAACGGGCAATTGTCCCAGTTTTACCACCAAAAGATCAATTCCCCTACGTAATTCGCGTCGTTTCGGAAGTACTTTCTTCCAACGGTTCGACCTCAATGGGTTCCGTTTGTGGTTCCACTTTAGCTTTAATGGATGCCGGAGTTCCGCTGGCAAAACCAGTTAGCGGCGCAGCAATGGGATTAATTAAAGAAGGTGAAGAAGTTCGCATCTTAACAGATATTCAAGGAATTGAAGATTTCTTAGGTGATATGGACTTCAAAGTAGCAGGGACAGATACGGGAATTACTGCCCTACAAATGGATATGAAAATCAATGGTTTGCCCTTAGAAACCATTGCTAAAGCTATTCATCAAGCACGTCCAGCCAGATTACATATTTTAGAAAAAATGCTGGCCGTTATTGACCAACCACGCAGCGAAATGTCACCTTTCGCACCACGTTTATTAATGCTCAAGATTGAACCAGAATTGATTGGTTTAGTCATCGGGCCTGGTGGTAAAACTATCAAAGGCATTACTGAAGAAACTGGTGCCAAAATCGATATTGATGATGATGGTACAGTGACAATTTCGGCAATTGATGTGGAAAAAGCGGAACGCGCCAGAGGAATTGTCCAAGGTTTAACTCGCAAGTTAAATGAAGGTGATGTTTATGTTGGGCGAGTAACTAGAATTATTCCCATTGGTGCTTTTGTGGAATTTTTGCCCGGAAAAGAAGGCATGATTCACATTTCCCAATTAGCAGACTACCGCGTTGGAAAGGTAGAAGACGAAGTGGGAGTTGGCGATGAAGTGATTGTGAAAGTGCGGGAAATTGACAACAAAGGTCGGATCAATTTAACTCGTTTAGGCATTCACCCAGATGAAGCTGCGGCGGCTCGTGCGGCGGCGAATCGTTAA
- a CDS encoding cytochrome c biogenesis CcdA family protein has translation MFKFLAGFRIKRLLPALLFSLSVVIFSVAPSFGFSGQQPPSTTQIFFSAGCSDCWPYTEDVLIPTLRSHNITEAPKIHDYTVPGGRKFLLEVADSVQLPRSIADSLYAFVPTKNGHLVILGHVPANIINDALASPNLPSRLVIWQPQMHGKPVEYRLWAWVGKVQTFDIKTPFAEALAATQISQGPLPVGESNLAALLPAVVVTALVDSVNPCAFAVILLLIAFLFTLRQSRERILQLGGVYISMIFLVYLAIGLGLFQAVRLSDSPHFIAEVGTWIMIALGVLNLVEYFWPKFPIKLHTPKFAHHKANELIKKATLPATIGVGLLIGLCTFPCSGGIYVSIITLLNAKTTFAWGMAYLVLYNILFVLPLIVILLAVGNRMTAKAWASWERKHALEIRLWYGLIMIALGIFMWRGLLS, from the coding sequence ATGTTTAAGTTTTTAGCGGGATTTCGCATTAAACGTCTGCTACCAGCGTTATTATTCTCGCTTTCTGTAGTCATATTTTCGGTAGCACCTAGTTTTGGTTTTTCTGGTCAACAGCCACCTTCTACGACGCAAATTTTCTTTAGTGCTGGTTGTTCAGATTGTTGGCCTTATACGGAAGATGTATTGATACCAACTTTGCGATCGCACAACATTACCGAAGCACCCAAAATTCACGATTACACGGTTCCAGGCGGTCGAAAATTCCTTTTAGAAGTCGCAGATTCCGTACAGTTGCCTCGTTCGATCGCTGACTCACTCTATGCTTTTGTTCCTACTAAAAACGGACATTTAGTAATTTTAGGTCACGTTCCTGCCAACATTATTAATGATGCACTCGCTTCCCCAAATTTACCATCCCGCTTGGTAATTTGGCAACCACAAATGCACGGCAAACCAGTAGAATACCGTCTTTGGGCGTGGGTAGGAAAAGTCCAAACATTTGATATTAAAACGCCTTTTGCCGAAGCATTAGCAGCAACTCAAATTTCTCAAGGTCCATTACCCGTAGGTGAATCAAATTTAGCTGCCTTATTACCAGCTGTGGTAGTTACAGCATTAGTAGATAGCGTTAATCCTTGTGCCTTTGCAGTTATTTTATTGTTAATTGCTTTCTTATTTACTCTAAGACAATCACGAGAACGGATTTTGCAACTTGGCGGCGTTTACATCTCAATGATTTTCTTAGTTTATCTTGCTATTGGTTTGGGATTATTTCAAGCAGTACGTCTTTCTGATAGTCCCCATTTTATTGCTGAAGTGGGAACTTGGATCATGATAGCCCTTGGTGTTCTTAATTTAGTTGAGTATTTCTGGCCAAAATTTCCAATTAAATTGCATACACCAAAGTTTGCCCATCACAAAGCAAATGAATTAATTAAAAAAGCTACTTTACCCGCAACTATAGGCGTTGGATTGTTAATTGGTTTGTGTACATTTCCCTGTTCTGGTGGGATTTACGTTTCAATTATTACTTTATTGAACGCCAAAACAACTTTTGCTTGGGGAATGGCTTATTTAGTGTTGTACAACATACTTTTTGTATTGCCTTTAATTGTAATTCTGTTAGCAGTTGGTAATCGCATGACTGCTAAAGCTTGGGCAAGTTGGGAACGCAAACACGCCTTAGAGATTCGCTTATGGTACGGCTTAATCATGATTGCTTTAGGCATCTTTATGTGGCGTGGTTTACTGAGTTAA
- a CDS encoding DUF29 domain-containing protein — MTQNLSKVEPKTSELYESDFYAWTVEQAKFLRNSDWSNLDISNLAEEIESLGKQDRRELRNLLRVLIEHLLRWEFQANKRSNSWSNTIDEQRFKFLGLLQESPSLKPYLPDAISEVYKYALKLAISETSLSKETFPQECLYSLEQILDFDFFPGE; from the coding sequence ATGACTCAAAACTTATCAAAAGTTGAACCTAAAACTAGCGAATTATACGAAAGTGATTTTTATGCTTGGACTGTGGAACAAGCAAAGTTTTTGCGAAATAGCGATTGGAGTAATTTAGATATTTCTAATTTAGCTGAAGAGATAGAGTCTTTGGGTAAACAAGACCGCAGAGAGTTAAGAAACCTTTTAAGAGTTTTGATTGAGCATTTGCTAAGGTGGGAATTTCAAGCTAATAAACGTTCTAACAGTTGGTCAAATACTATTGATGAACAACGTTTTAAATTTTTAGGTCTTCTGCAAGAAAGTCCTAGTTTAAAACCTTACTTACCTGATGCTATCAGTGAGGTTTACAAGTACGCGCTTAAATTAGCTATTAGTGAAACTTCTTTATCTAAAGAAACTTTTCCCCAAGAATGTCTTTATAGTTTAGAACAAATATTAGATTTTGACTTTTTTCCTGGTGAGTAA
- a CDS encoding SPFH domain-containing protein: MEAIISAFFLLIIGATIVPLSSGKVISQGSEALVERLGKYQRTLKPGLNFIVPFLDTIVWEETTREQVLDIEPQDAITSDNVSLKADAVVYWQILNMQRAYYAIDDVEKAIETLVLTTLRSEIGQMKLEETYSSRKEINQKLLHQLDEATESWGVKVTRVEVKDIKPAPKVLQSMEEQRAAEIRKRAAILDAEGTAEYMERISHALQKQTHGQEVLQFFLAQKYVEANSKLSESPNSKILFMNPSVLNEALAELLKTDKHSGKIQEIDDDFV, from the coding sequence ATGGAAGCCATCATATCTGCGTTTTTTTTGCTGATTATAGGGGCTACTATTGTTCCACTTAGTTCGGGAAAGGTAATTAGTCAAGGTTCGGAAGCATTAGTAGAACGCTTAGGAAAATATCAGCGAACTTTGAAACCTGGGCTAAATTTTATTGTGCCGTTTTTGGATACAATTGTTTGGGAAGAAACTACTAGGGAACAGGTTTTAGATATTGAACCTCAAGACGCAATTACTAGTGATAATGTGTCTTTGAAAGCTGACGCTGTGGTGTATTGGCAAATTTTGAATATGCAAAGAGCATATTATGCGATCGATGATGTTGAAAAAGCAATTGAAACTTTGGTTTTAACAACTTTGCGATCGGAAATTGGTCAAATGAAGTTGGAAGAAACTTACTCTAGTAGAAAAGAAATCAACCAAAAACTATTACATCAATTAGACGAAGCCACAGAAAGTTGGGGCGTGAAAGTAACTAGGGTGGAAGTTAAAGATATTAAACCAGCACCCAAAGTTTTACAATCAATGGAGGAACAAAGAGCAGCAGAAATTAGAAAAAGAGCAGCAATTTTAGATGCTGAAGGTACTGCTGAATACATGGAAAGAATTTCTCACGCCTTACAAAAACAAACTCATGGTCAAGAAGTGTTGCAATTTTTCTTAGCTCAAAAATATGTTGAGGCTAACTCAAAATTGAGTGAAAGTCCGAATTCTAAAATCTTATTTATGAACCCATCAGTGTTGAATGAAGCATTAGCAGAATTGCTCAAAACAGATAAGCATTCGGGAAAAATTCAAGAAATTGATGATGATTTTGTGTAA
- the tpiA gene encoding triose-phosphate isomerase translates to MRKKVIAGNWKMYKTQAEASEFLLSFLHSLEETPEDREIVLCVPFTDLGILSKSLHGSRVQLGAQNVHWEEQGAYTGEIAAPMLTEIGVRYVIIGHSERRQYFNETDETVNLRIKAAQRYKLTPILCVGESKQQRDAGETESLIISQLEKGLIDVDQNNLIIAYEPIWAIGTGDTCESTEANRVIGLIRSQLTNPNVPIQYGGSVKANNIDEIMAQPEIDGALVGGASLEPDSFARIVNYQ, encoded by the coding sequence GTGCGAAAAAAAGTCATCGCTGGCAACTGGAAAATGTACAAAACTCAGGCAGAAGCGTCGGAGTTTTTGCTGAGTTTCTTACACAGCTTAGAAGAAACCCCGGAAGATCGGGAAATTGTTCTGTGTGTTCCTTTTACAGATTTAGGCATTTTATCGAAGAGTTTGCATGGTAGTCGCGTGCAACTGGGTGCCCAGAATGTTCACTGGGAGGAACAAGGCGCTTACACGGGCGAAATTGCTGCCCCGATGCTCACTGAGATTGGGGTACGATATGTGATTATCGGTCACAGCGAACGCCGTCAGTATTTCAACGAAACTGATGAAACTGTGAATCTGCGAATTAAAGCAGCACAACGTTACAAACTAACTCCGATTCTTTGTGTTGGTGAAAGTAAGCAACAAAGGGATGCTGGAGAAACTGAATCTTTGATTATTAGTCAGTTAGAAAAAGGTCTAATTGATGTCGATCAAAACAATTTGATTATTGCTTATGAACCGATTTGGGCGATCGGTACTGGTGATACCTGCGAATCAACAGAAGCTAATCGCGTAATTGGCTTAATTCGCTCTCAATTAACTAATCCTAATGTTCCCATTCAGTACGGCGGTTCTGTTAAGGCTAATAATATCGATGAGATTATGGCTCAACCAGAAATTGACGGCGCACTGGTGGGAGGTGCTAGCCTCGAACCTGACAGTTTTGCTCGAATTGTAAATTATCAGTAG
- the folP gene encoding dihydropteroate synthase, with protein sequence MSIDELTIGDRSFIWGKRTYLMGVLNVTPDSFSDGGDFHNLDAAISQAKFLVESGADILDIGGESTRPNSEQVSLEEELNRVLPVIEAIRKELTIPISVDTTKAQVAKAAVLAGADIVNDISGATFDPEMLPTVAELGVPIVLMHIRGTPQTMQQLTDYQDLIGEILQFLKQQINAAIAAGIEPNKIIIDPGIGFAKNYQQNLEILRRLPEFKSLNCPILVGVSRKSFIGHILNQPDAKQRVWGTGAACCAAIANSADILRVHDVKEMRDISLVADAIWRV encoded by the coding sequence ATGAGTATTGACGAATTAACTATTGGCGATCGATCTTTTATCTGGGGAAAACGCACTTATTTAATGGGCGTTTTAAACGTTACCCCAGATAGTTTTAGTGATGGTGGAGATTTTCATAATTTAGATGCAGCAATCTCCCAAGCCAAATTTTTAGTAGAATCTGGTGCAGATATTCTCGATATTGGTGGTGAATCAACTCGTCCAAATTCGGAACAAGTTTCTTTAGAAGAGGAACTAAATCGAGTTTTACCTGTAATTGAAGCTATCCGCAAAGAATTAACTATTCCAATTTCTGTAGATACAACAAAAGCACAAGTAGCTAAAGCGGCTGTTCTTGCTGGCGCAGATATTGTTAATGATATTTCTGGAGCTACTTTTGATCCAGAAATGTTGCCAACGGTTGCTGAATTGGGTGTACCAATTGTGTTAATGCACATCCGGGGAACTCCGCAAACTATGCAACAATTGACAGATTATCAAGATTTAATTGGCGAAATTTTGCAGTTTTTAAAACAGCAAATTAATGCTGCGATCGCTGCTGGAATTGAACCGAATAAAATTATTATTGACCCTGGTATTGGATTTGCCAAAAATTATCAGCAAAACTTAGAAATTTTACGTAGATTACCGGAATTTAAAAGTTTAAATTGTCCGATTTTAGTTGGGGTATCGCGCAAGAGTTTTATCGGACATATTTTAAATCAACCTGATGCAAAACAAAGAGTTTGGGGAACTGGTGCGGCTTGTTGTGCTGCGATCGCAAATTCTGCCGATATCCTCCGAGTTCATGATGTTAAAGAAATGCGTGATATTTCTTTAGTTGCTGATGCAATATGGCGAGTTTAA
- a CDS encoding DUF29 domain-containing protein gives MTQNLSGIEPKTGELYATDFYAWTIEQARFLQNGDWSNLDIPNLVEEIESLGRQEQSQLESRLEVLIGHLLKWEFQPSKRSKSWFFTIREQRRKIIRLIQKNPSLQPYLPKALTEIYPDALDLALRETSLKEEDFPQECPYSLEEILNAEFFPGEQLESDRNW, from the coding sequence ATGACTCAAAATTTATCAGGAATTGAGCCTAAAACTGGCGAATTATACGCAACTGATTTTTATGCTTGGACTATTGAACAAGCAAGGTTTTTGCAAAATGGCGATTGGAGTAATTTAGATATTCCTAATTTGGTTGAGGAGATTGAGTCTTTGGGTAGGCAGGAACAAAGTCAGTTAGAAAGTCGTTTAGAAGTTTTAATTGGGCATTTGCTGAAGTGGGAATTTCAACCGAGTAAGCGATCGAAAAGTTGGTTTTTTACGATTCGGGAACAAAGACGCAAAATAATTAGACTGATCCAAAAAAATCCTAGTCTTCAACCTTACTTACCCAAAGCTTTAACAGAAATTTATCCAGATGCTTTAGATTTAGCTTTGCGAGAAACTTCTTTAAAAGAGGAAGACTTTCCTCAAGAATGCCCTTACAGTTTAGAAGAAATATTAAATGCTGAGTTTTTCCCTGGTGAACAACTGGAAAGCGATCGAAATTGGTAA
- a CDS encoding site-specific DNA-methyltransferase — protein sequence MNRLYYGDNLDVLRDSIASESIDLIYLDPPFNSSADYNVIFGGRKQGSTSHAQITAFEDTWHWNDESSRTLNELFQKNGELAEVIDLLIRRLGHNDLSAYLVMMAARLVEMHRVLKPTGSLYLHCDPTASHYLKIILDLIFGARNFRNEITWKRTSAHNDPKKYGANTDIILYYVKSDQYCWNQIYLAHEEKYKARFRNVDPDGRRWTDDNLTAKGLSGGGYTYEYKGVTSLWRCPIETMERLDSEGRLHFTKAGGIRLKRYLDETIGTPLQALWDDIPPINSQAKERLGYPTQKPVALLERIIQASSNHDDIILDPFCGCGTALHAAQKLNRQWIGIDITHLAIALIESRLRAAFPGIAFDVYGTPKDLEGAKDLAGRDKYQFQWWACSLVEVPPYQGKKKGADGGIDGLRYISDFENGKEIKRKIIVSVKGGDNVNAAMVRDLIGTVQNNKADIGLLVTLTKPTKPMLTEAAKAGFYQAGNGRNYPRIQILTIEDLLTKTKRPEYFDMSLGDITFRKPEKEMETFIQPSLF from the coding sequence ATGAATAGACTTTATTACGGTGATAACCTGGATGTTTTGCGTGACAGCATTGCTAGTGAAAGCATTGACCTAATTTATCTCGATCCACCGTTCAATTCTAGTGCTGATTACAATGTGATTTTTGGCGGACGGAAACAGGGAAGCACATCTCATGCTCAGATTACTGCTTTTGAGGATACTTGGCACTGGAACGATGAGTCAAGCCGAACATTAAATGAGTTGTTCCAAAAAAATGGAGAATTAGCTGAAGTTATCGACCTTTTAATTAGGAGATTAGGACACAATGATTTATCGGCTTATTTGGTAATGATGGCGGCGCGTTTAGTGGAAATGCACCGAGTTTTAAAACCAACTGGAAGTTTGTATTTACATTGCGATCCAACTGCTAGCCATTATCTAAAAATTATTTTAGATTTGATTTTTGGGGCGAGAAATTTCCGAAATGAAATTACTTGGAAACGCACTAGCGCGCATAACGATCCGAAAAAGTATGGTGCAAATACAGACATAATTTTGTATTACGTAAAAAGTGACCAATATTGCTGGAATCAAATCTACCTAGCCCATGAAGAAAAATATAAAGCACGATTTAGAAATGTCGATCCAGATGGTCGTCGCTGGACAGATGATAATCTGACTGCTAAAGGTTTATCCGGCGGTGGATACACTTATGAATATAAAGGAGTAACTTCTCTTTGGCGCTGTCCAATTGAAACTATGGAACGTCTGGATAGTGAAGGTCGTTTGCATTTTACTAAAGCTGGAGGAATCAGGCTAAAACGATATCTTGATGAAACAATAGGAACTCCTTTACAAGCTTTATGGGATGACATTCCCCCAATAAATTCTCAAGCTAAAGAACGTCTTGGTTATCCTACACAAAAACCAGTAGCTCTTTTAGAAAGAATCATTCAAGCTAGTTCAAATCATGATGATATTATCTTAGATCCTTTTTGTGGTTGTGGAACTGCTTTACACGCTGCCCAAAAACTGAATCGCCAATGGATTGGAATAGATATTACTCATCTTGCCATTGCCTTAATTGAAAGCCGTCTAAGAGCCGCTTTTCCTGGTATTGCTTTCGATGTTTATGGAACACCAAAAGATTTGGAAGGTGCTAAAGATTTAGCCGGACGTGACAAGTATCAATTCCAATGGTGGGCTTGTTCTTTGGTAGAAGTTCCCCCATATCAAGGTAAGAAAAAAGGTGCTGATGGTGGAATAGATGGCTTGCGATATATTAGTGATTTCGAGAATGGTAAAGAAATTAAACGCAAAATTATTGTCAGTGTTAAAGGTGGTGATAACGTTAACGCAGCAATGGTTAGAGATTTAATCGGGACAGTGCAAAACAACAAAGCAGATATTGGTTTATTAGTAACTTTAACCAAGCCAACTAAACCTATGTTAACCGAAGCAGCAAAAGCGGGATTTTATCAAGCTGGAAATGGTAGAAATTATCCGCGCATTCAAATTTTAACGATCGAAGATTTATTAACTAAAACAAAACGTCCAGAATACTTTGATATGAGTTTAGGAGATATCACCTTTAGAAAACCAGAAAAAGAAATGGAAACCTTCATCCAACCATCATTATTTTAA